A window of Psychroflexus sp. ALD_RP9 contains these coding sequences:
- a CDS encoding IS1096 element passenger TnpR family protein, whose product MIFKFRIILDILDDVFRDIEIRDTDTLEDFHNSITQAFGFDGTEMASFYKSDDEWNQGEEFLLFDMSEGQKSVRMMNETALDTVFSRENTKMIYVYDFFNMWTFYVELADITEPQDGQDYPNLMFAQGHLPEHPPEKEFTAEKLDELNDESFEDGFDDQDFENLDDFDFDQNWN is encoded by the coding sequence ATGATATTCAAATTCCGCATTATACTTGACATCTTAGACGATGTATTTAGAGATATTGAAATTAGAGATACCGATACTTTAGAAGATTTTCATAACTCAATTACGCAAGCATTTGGCTTTGATGGTACCGAAATGGCGTCCTTTTATAAAAGTGATGATGAATGGAATCAAGGCGAAGAGTTTTTACTATTTGACATGAGTGAAGGTCAAAAATCAGTGCGAATGATGAATGAAACAGCGCTTGATACCGTCTTTTCTCGTGAAAATACTAAAATGATTTATGTTTACGACTTTTTTAATATGTGGACGTTTTATGTTGAATTAGCCGATATAACTGAACCACAAGATGGTCAAGATTACCCGAACTTAATGTTTGCCCAAGGTCACTTACCTGAACATCCACCTGAGAAAGAATTTACAGCTGAAAAACTTGACGAGCTAAATGATGAAAGCTTTGAAGACGGTTTTGACGATCAAGATTTTGAAAATTTAGACGATTTTGATTTTGATCAAAACTGGAATTAA
- a CDS encoding COX15/CtaA family protein: MFRKSVKISLILIYLVIIAGAVVRMTGSGMGCPDWPKCFGYYIPPTEEEQLQWHANQDYFEGQVIIVDETLKVAKQSFKSSKGYNPDNWNSYEKHDYATFNAAHTWVEYINRLLGALSGVAILIMTVLSFKQRKKSFKIPLFSIITLILLLFQAWLGATVVYSVLSPVRITLHMLVALIIVALLMYILKISTNSKPKYNTTNSFHYLILLAVILSLIQVAFGTQVRQFVDEQVKVFGYSAKAMWLKDPDTMFYIHRSFSILVLIVNLAIVYINQKQGLGFKLVKWMIGLIIFEIFTGILMFYLDFPFLSQPLHLVIAALLFGVQFYILLQSFEAKSTKSIHKIKQ, translated from the coding sequence ATGTTTAGAAAATCTGTAAAAATTTCATTAATCCTAATTTATTTAGTGATTATTGCTGGTGCCGTAGTTAGAATGACTGGTAGTGGCATGGGTTGTCCCGACTGGCCAAAATGTTTTGGCTATTACATTCCACCAACCGAAGAAGAACAATTGCAATGGCATGCTAACCAAGATTATTTTGAAGGCCAAGTTATTATTGTCGATGAAACTTTAAAAGTAGCCAAGCAAAGTTTTAAATCATCTAAAGGCTATAATCCCGATAACTGGAACAGCTACGAAAAACATGATTATGCGACATTTAATGCGGCGCACACTTGGGTAGAATATATCAACCGCTTGTTAGGCGCCTTGTCTGGTGTGGCTATTTTAATTATGACAGTTTTATCGTTTAAACAAAGAAAAAAATCTTTTAAAATTCCATTATTTTCAATAATCACATTAATCTTACTCTTGTTTCAAGCTTGGCTTGGAGCAACTGTGGTTTATTCTGTTTTATCTCCTGTTCGCATCACTTTACACATGCTAGTAGCCTTAATTATTGTAGCTTTATTAATGTACATTTTGAAGATTTCAACTAATTCTAAACCTAAATACAACACTACAAATTCATTTCATTACTTAATATTATTGGCTGTAATCTTGAGTTTAATACAAGTTGCTTTTGGCACACAAGTTCGCCAATTTGTAGATGAACAGGTTAAAGTTTTCGGATATTCAGCGAAAGCAATGTGGTTAAAAGACCCAGATACCATGTTTTACATTCATCGTTCATTTTCTATTTTAGTATTGATTGTAAACTTGGCGATAGTTTATATTAACCAAAAGCAAGGATTAGGTTTCAAATTAGTTAAATGGATGATTGGCCTTATTATTTTTGAAATTTTTACAGGAATACTCATGTTTTATTTAGATTTTCCATTTTTATCACAACCTTTGCATTTAGTCATTGCAGCTTTATTATTTGGCGTGCAATTTTATATTTTATTACAAAGTTTTGAAGCAAAATCGACTAAATCAATACATAAAATAAAACAATAA
- a CDS encoding CCA tRNA nucleotidyltransferase translates to MSKTHYTEALQHQLFPIITKAADKLSLETYVIGGFVRDYFLKREQKKDIDIVCVGDGIQLAKAVAELLPNKPKVQVFKTFGTAMLKAFDVEVEFVGARKESYTENSRKPSVEVGSLEDDQNRRDFTINALALKLNSEDFGKLLDPFDGLEHLKQQLIKTPLEPNITFSDDPLRMLRAIRFSSQLNFFIDPKALDAIAQNKKRLRIISKERIVTEINKIMKTQQPSQGFKLLHKTGLLPLILPELTALEGIDEVDGQRHKDNFWHTLEVVDNISRETNNLWLRWAALLHDIGKAPTKKFSKRNGWTFHGHEFIGSKMVYKLFKRLKMPLNDKMKYVQKLVLLSSRPIAIVDDNTTDSAVRRLVFDAGDDIEDLMMLCEADITTKNTKRYERYHNNFKIVRQRIKDVEERDKIRNFQPPISGKIIMNHLNIEPCKEVGLIKNEIKEAILEGEIPNEYDAAFKFMLKTAKAYGFKSKA, encoded by the coding sequence ATGTCTAAAACACATTATACTGAAGCCTTACAGCATCAATTATTTCCAATCATTACCAAAGCAGCAGACAAACTTAGTCTTGAAACTTACGTTATAGGTGGTTTTGTACGCGATTATTTTCTGAAACGAGAACAAAAAAAAGACATCGATATTGTTTGTGTTGGTGATGGCATTCAGTTAGCAAAAGCTGTGGCTGAACTTTTACCAAACAAACCAAAAGTACAAGTGTTTAAAACCTTTGGAACTGCCATGCTGAAGGCTTTTGATGTAGAAGTTGAATTTGTTGGCGCAAGAAAAGAATCTTACACTGAAAATAGTCGAAAACCAAGTGTTGAAGTTGGTAGTTTAGAAGACGACCAGAACCGTAGAGATTTTACAATTAACGCGTTAGCTTTAAAATTAAACTCTGAAGATTTTGGTAAACTCCTAGATCCGTTTGATGGTTTAGAACATCTTAAACAGCAACTTATTAAAACACCACTAGAGCCAAACATTACTTTTTCAGACGATCCATTACGAATGCTGCGTGCCATAAGATTTTCGAGTCAATTAAATTTTTTTATTGATCCAAAAGCGCTTGATGCTATCGCGCAAAACAAAAAACGGCTTCGTATCATTTCGAAAGAGCGAATTGTTACTGAAATTAACAAAATCATGAAAACCCAGCAACCATCGCAAGGGTTTAAACTTTTACACAAAACTGGTTTACTACCTCTTATTTTACCAGAACTAACTGCGCTTGAAGGTATAGATGAAGTTGATGGCCAACGCCATAAAGACAATTTTTGGCATACTTTAGAAGTAGTTGATAACATTTCTCGAGAAACCAATAATTTATGGCTTCGCTGGGCGGCCTTATTACATGATATCGGTAAAGCACCAACCAAAAAATTTAGCAAACGTAATGGTTGGACCTTTCATGGGCATGAATTTATAGGCTCAAAAATGGTCTATAAACTATTTAAACGACTCAAAATGCCTCTCAATGATAAAATGAAATACGTCCAGAAATTAGTGTTACTAAGTTCTAGACCTATTGCAATTGTTGATGATAATACCACTGACTCGGCTGTAAGACGTTTAGTGTTTGATGCCGGTGATGATATTGAAGATTTAATGATGCTATGCGAAGCAGACATTACAACTAAAAATACCAAGCGTTATGAGCGATATCACAATAATTTTAAAATTGTTCGCCAACGGATCAAAGATGTTGAAGAACGGGATAAAATTAGAAATTTTCAGCCTCCAATCTCAGGGAAAATTATCATGAATCATTTAAATATTGAACCCTGTAAAGAAGTTGGTTTAATTAAAAATGAAATAAAAGAAGCTATCCTAGAAGGTGAAATTCCGAATGAATATGACGCTGCTTTTAAATTTATGCTAAAAACTGCTAAAGCTTACGGTTTTAAATCTAAGGCTTGA
- a CDS encoding L-threonylcarbamoyladenylate synthase, whose product MQADITNALKTLNNGQLLLYPTDTVWGIGCDATNAEAVKKVYQLKQRNNSKALICLVKDFEMLKTYVPYLPPNLVEILNHTQKPTSIIYSHVKDFVPNLLAEDGSVAIRICKTEFCQALLSEFDKPIVSTSANISGEPTPKDFNEISPEILKGVDYVVNLQSTNTANAPSQLLKVHQNGCIEVIRP is encoded by the coding sequence ATGCAAGCAGATATTACAAACGCGCTCAAAACCTTAAACAACGGCCAACTTCTACTCTATCCTACCGATACTGTTTGGGGCATTGGTTGTGATGCTACAAATGCAGAAGCCGTTAAAAAAGTGTACCAACTCAAACAGCGTAATAACTCTAAAGCACTTATTTGTCTCGTTAAAGATTTTGAAATGCTTAAAACTTATGTGCCTTATTTACCGCCTAATCTAGTTGAAATTTTAAATCATACACAAAAGCCAACAAGTATAATTTATAGTCATGTAAAAGATTTTGTACCAAATCTTCTCGCTGAAGACGGCAGCGTTGCTATTAGGATTTGTAAAACGGAGTTTTGCCAAGCCTTACTTTCAGAATTTGATAAACCTATTGTTTCTACATCGGCAAATATCAGCGGCGAACCTACACCAAAAGACTTTAACGAAATTTCGCCTGAAATTTTAAAAGGCGTTGACTATGTTGTAAATTTGCAATCAACAAATACGGCAAATGCACCATCTCAGTTATTAAAAGTTCATCAAAATGGTTGCATTGAAGTAATTCGCCCTTAA
- a CDS encoding glycosyltransferase, with the protein MKVLHVSGANSWGGNEQQLFNLVTHLNQIDNAIFGIENSPVEKHASKNQIPFFASKTPKLKSIKNISRFFEVIQQFKPEVIHLHTSCSLTLCFYASIYKSINPKVVFEKKGISNSSSFLSRLKYNSSSIDHIVCVSNYVKHHFKSMLTNKNQQKLCVVNDSFDLDFKEVDYHLSVDSSKFVVGNIANHSAAKDLDTFIEVADELINKRKNSNIHFYQVGSFSKLTPLLQQKIVDLNLSQHFSFLGSKEHAYNFNTLFDVFLLTSQREGGPTSLIEALYFETNIISTRVGIAEEVIEDGLNGYLVHKKDHKKMADCIEKLQQSPNMFLRKLSENKALVEQKFSSVRQAKALKEIYKS; encoded by the coding sequence ATGAAAGTATTACATGTTTCTGGTGCGAATTCTTGGGGTGGTAATGAGCAACAGTTATTTAATTTAGTGACACATCTTAATCAGATAGACAATGCTATTTTTGGTATTGAAAATTCACCTGTTGAAAAACATGCTTCTAAAAACCAAATACCATTTTTTGCTTCTAAAACCCCAAAATTGAAGTCAATTAAAAATATTAGTCGTTTTTTTGAAGTGATTCAACAATTTAAACCCGAAGTAATTCATTTACATACAAGCTGTTCATTAACATTATGTTTTTATGCTTCAATTTATAAATCTATTAATCCTAAGGTGGTTTTCGAAAAAAAAGGAATCAGTAATAGTTCAAGTTTTTTAAGTCGACTGAAGTATAATTCGAGTTCAATTGACCATATTGTTTGTGTTTCAAACTATGTTAAACATCATTTTAAGTCGATGTTGACCAATAAAAATCAGCAGAAATTATGTGTAGTCAATGATTCGTTTGATCTTGACTTTAAGGAAGTAGATTATCATCTATCAGTAGACTCTTCAAAATTTGTTGTGGGCAATATTGCTAACCACTCAGCAGCTAAGGATCTAGACACTTTCATTGAAGTTGCTGATGAACTTATTAATAAACGCAAAAATTCTAATATACATTTTTATCAAGTTGGTAGTTTTTCAAAATTAACACCACTGCTTCAACAAAAGATAGTCGACTTAAACCTTAGTCAACATTTTTCATTTTTAGGCTCAAAAGAACATGCCTATAATTTTAATACCCTTTTTGATGTTTTTTTATTGACTTCACAACGTGAAGGAGGACCAACTTCTCTTATAGAAGCGCTTTATTTTGAAACTAATATTATTTCGACCCGAGTAGGAATTGCTGAAGAAGTAATAGAAGATGGTTTAAATGGATATTTAGTACATAAAAAAGACCACAAAAAAATGGCCGATTGTATTGAAAAACTCCAGCAATCGCCAAATATGTTTTTAAGAAAGTTATCAGAAAATAAAGCTTTAGTAGAACAAAAATTTAGTTCAGTTCGTCAAGCAAAAGCATTAAAGGAAATTTATAAATCATAA
- a CDS encoding glycosyltransferase family 2 protein, whose product MPETLKCSLVTPTYNWPEALELLLSSIKQQVVLPDEVIIADDGSKSETKALIDKFSDNFPVPLIHIWHEDKGNRKPRIMNKAIAAAQFPYIVEIDGDIIMHKNFIKDHLKFAKEGYYLYGSRANIQQSHLVNLFSQQQTNFNYFSKGIKKRGRTIHMPFLTQFYKPVSERSRKLRGCNMSFWRQDFIKVNGFNENLVGWGIDDSEMIQRLHNIGIKGKRLKFAGIAYHIFHHEQSKSHIEINQAIEDQTTKLKIKRCEVGVDQFL is encoded by the coding sequence ATGCCTGAAACTTTAAAATGTAGTCTTGTTACACCAACTTATAATTGGCCTGAAGCACTTGAGCTCCTACTATCAAGTATAAAACAGCAGGTTGTTTTGCCTGATGAAGTTATTATTGCTGACGATGGCTCTAAGTCAGAAACAAAAGCACTCATCGATAAGTTTTCGGACAATTTTCCTGTACCGCTTATTCATATTTGGCATGAAGATAAAGGTAATCGTAAACCAAGAATCATGAATAAAGCGATTGCTGCAGCTCAATTCCCTTACATTGTTGAAATTGATGGTGATATTATTATGCACAAAAACTTCATAAAAGACCATCTGAAATTTGCAAAAGAAGGCTACTACTTGTATGGTTCTCGCGCTAATATTCAACAATCTCATCTTGTAAACTTATTTTCTCAACAACAAACCAACTTTAACTATTTTTCTAAAGGTATTAAAAAACGCGGCAGAACCATTCACATGCCGTTTCTTACGCAATTTTATAAACCTGTTTCCGAGAGATCAAGAAAATTACGAGGCTGCAACATGTCCTTTTGGAGACAAGATTTTATAAAAGTAAACGGTTTTAACGAAAACCTTGTAGGTTGGGGCATCGATGACTCTGAAATGATTCAACGTTTACACAATATTGGCATTAAAGGTAAACGCTTAAAGTTTGCGGGGATTGCTTATCATATTTTTCATCACGAACAGTCTAAATCACATATTGAAATTAATCAAGCCATTGAAGATCAAACTACAAAACTAAAAATAAAACGCTGTGAAGTAGGTGTTGACCAATTTTTATGA
- a CDS encoding Kdo domain containing protein, which translates to MKAVFSSNFQKHKSFLIDQIKHFNQRGKIFGNGDRNVIKLIDLGNQTLNFKAFKVPNLINQFAYKFVRKSKAERSFSFANMLLKKGIGTPEPVGYIEFYSWFGISKSYYISLHDVPDYTFRDLVDTADVPHYEDILRAFTRFSFKLHEKQVEFLDHSPGNTLIYTLPEGGYEFKLVDLNRMRFRTLDFDSRMKNLSRLTPKREMIEVMADEYAKLYSKTYEEVFTLLWHYTSEFQRKFHKKQALKRKFKSR; encoded by the coding sequence ATGAAAGCAGTATTTTCGTCTAATTTCCAAAAACACAAAAGTTTCTTAATAGATCAAATTAAGCATTTTAATCAGCGTGGTAAAATTTTTGGTAATGGTGACCGCAATGTAATTAAACTAATAGATTTAGGTAATCAAACTTTAAATTTCAAAGCCTTTAAAGTCCCTAATTTAATCAATCAATTTGCTTATAAATTTGTTAGGAAATCTAAGGCTGAACGATCTTTTAGCTTTGCAAATATGCTTCTAAAAAAAGGTATTGGAACGCCAGAGCCTGTTGGTTATATTGAATTTTATTCCTGGTTTGGTATTTCAAAATCTTACTACATTAGCTTGCATGACGTGCCTGATTATACCTTTAGAGATTTGGTCGATACAGCTGATGTACCTCATTATGAAGACATACTTCGAGCCTTTACACGTTTTTCATTTAAGCTACATGAAAAACAAGTAGAATTTTTAGATCATTCACCTGGAAATACATTAATCTACACTTTGCCAGAAGGCGGATATGAGTTTAAACTTGTTGACTTAAACCGGATGAGATTTAGAACATTAGATTTTGATAGCCGAATGAAAAATTTAAGTAGACTAACTCCAAAGCGTGAGATGATTGAAGTCATGGCTGATGAGTATGCTAAGCTTTATAGTAAAACATATGAGGAAGTATTTACTTTATTATGGCACTACACATCAGAATTTCAAAGAAAATTTCATAAAAAACAGGCTTTAAAACGAAAGTTTAAGTCACGCTAA
- a CDS encoding glycosyltransferase family 2 protein, which yields MPKNKPKISGLIITLNEANNIAEVINNLDFVDEIVIVDSFSNDKTAEIAQQFPKVKFIQNAFDNFTDQRNLALDHAKHEWVLFLDADERLTPELTKEVISEITSTETADAYFFKRKFMFKQQPLHFSGWQTDKNIRLFKKSKCRYTKERLVHEILNVKGSTKTLRHQLIHFSYLDYDSYKAKMKSYAKLKAKELFIKGVKPNFFHFYIKPAYKFLHAYLIRLGFLDGKKGLIICYLNALSVYHRYPELKRRHEHQQQLQKT from the coding sequence ATGCCTAAGAACAAACCCAAAATAAGTGGACTAATAATAACGCTTAATGAAGCGAATAATATTGCTGAAGTCATTAATAATCTTGACTTTGTAGATGAAATTGTGATTGTTGACTCTTTTTCTAATGATAAAACAGCAGAAATAGCACAGCAGTTTCCAAAAGTAAAATTTATTCAAAATGCGTTTGATAATTTTACAGATCAAAGAAATTTAGCTCTTGACCATGCTAAGCACGAATGGGTTTTGTTTTTAGATGCTGATGAACGCCTTACACCTGAGCTTACCAAAGAAGTCATATCCGAAATCACTTCAACAGAAACTGCAGATGCTTATTTTTTTAAGCGCAAGTTTATGTTTAAACAGCAACCGCTTCATTTTAGTGGCTGGCAAACCGATAAAAATATTCGTTTATTTAAAAAGTCAAAATGCCGTTACACTAAAGAACGCTTAGTACATGAGATACTTAATGTTAAAGGTTCAACTAAAACATTACGCCATCAACTCATTCATTTCTCGTACCTTGATTATGATAGTTATAAAGCTAAAATGAAAAGTTATGCTAAACTAAAAGCTAAAGAACTTTTTATAAAAGGTGTGAAGCCCAACTTCTTTCACTTTTATATTAAGCCAGCTTATAAATTTTTACATGCTTACCTCATAAGGTTGGGTTTTTTGGATGGCAAAAAGGGATTAATTATTTGTTATTTAAATGCCTTGAGCGTTTACCACCGCTACCCTGAATTAAAAAGGCGTCATGAACACCAACAGCAATTACAAAAAACTTAG
- a CDS encoding amidase family protein, giving the protein MRIYKPIFIFIVLLGLNSCNNPSSKVSFPEFDTWKPYDESAIIDSSQQNDNPLLRYQLIQSSILDKNELLKIIEPQLKGFTKDIYHEIFPLIYENSITEIQKHISHNKLSYKLLTQWYLFRIALHETNRYKNLNAIISINPNAVAQAEMLDERKNENIHPIYGMPILLKDNINTSKMPTTAGAIALINNRPHQDAEIVTNLKNRKAIILGKVNLSEWANFLCNGCPNGYSAVGGQTMNPYGPRRFDTGGSSSGSAASVAANYAVAAVGTETSGSILSPSSQQSLVGLKPTIGQLSQNGIIPISSTLDTPGPITRTVSDNGILLSAMRSQTKTEDYLLKTIEEPSKLRLGAIKAYMKDSLYLQSIDIFKNNSLKIEVIEPKPMNFSGFLALLNGDMKRDLKAYLKQFASDSVKVKSVSDVVNFNTKDSTLHMPYGQARLNGIVRQDLNDIELDSIRKNLIQSGKTYFDRLFDNYQLDAILSINNYNAGQAAVAKYPAITIPMGYSKSGKPKGLTIIMKSGQEQKLLSLAKFYEQLTNYRKPPQEDTKNIQP; this is encoded by the coding sequence ATGAGAATATACAAGCCAATTTTTATTTTTATTGTTCTACTAGGATTAAATTCCTGCAACAATCCGTCATCAAAAGTAAGTTTTCCTGAATTTGACACTTGGAAGCCTTATGACGAATCAGCTATTATAGATTCTAGTCAGCAAAATGATAATCCTTTACTGCGTTATCAATTAATACAATCATCTATTTTAGATAAAAATGAGCTTTTAAAAATCATTGAACCTCAGCTTAAAGGATTCACTAAAGACATATATCATGAAATTTTTCCTTTGATTTATGAGAATAGCATTACAGAAATTCAAAAGCATATTTCACATAATAAGCTAAGCTACAAGCTATTAACACAATGGTATTTATTCCGTATTGCTTTACATGAAACTAATCGATATAAAAACCTAAATGCTATTATTTCTATTAATCCTAATGCTGTAGCTCAAGCTGAAATGTTAGATGAAAGAAAAAATGAAAACATTCACCCTATTTACGGAATGCCTATCTTATTAAAAGATAACATCAATACTTCTAAAATGCCAACAACAGCCGGCGCGATAGCCTTAATTAATAATCGACCTCATCAAGATGCTGAGATTGTGACAAACCTAAAAAATCGTAAAGCCATTATTTTAGGAAAAGTTAATCTTAGTGAATGGGCAAATTTTTTGTGCAATGGTTGTCCAAACGGCTATTCTGCTGTTGGTGGCCAAACCATGAATCCTTACGGACCGAGACGTTTTGATACTGGCGGCTCAAGTTCTGGAAGTGCAGCAAGTGTTGCTGCCAATTATGCTGTAGCAGCTGTTGGAACCGAAACTTCGGGGTCAATTTTATCACCTTCTAGTCAACAATCTTTGGTCGGTCTTAAGCCTACAATTGGTCAATTAAGTCAAAATGGAATTATACCTATATCTAGCACTTTAGATACGCCTGGACCTATTACAAGAACTGTTTCTGATAATGGTATTTTATTATCAGCGATGCGAAGCCAAACAAAAACTGAAGATTATTTGTTGAAAACTATTGAAGAACCTTCTAAACTTCGGTTGGGCGCTATTAAAGCCTATATGAAAGATTCATTGTATCTTCAATCTATTGATATTTTTAAAAATAATTCTTTAAAAATTGAAGTCATTGAGCCAAAACCTATGAATTTTAGTGGATTTTTAGCATTACTCAATGGCGATATGAAGCGAGACCTCAAAGCTTACCTTAAGCAGTTTGCTTCAGACTCTGTTAAAGTTAAAAGTGTTTCTGATGTGGTGAATTTCAATACTAAAGATTCTACTCTTCATATGCCTTACGGACAAGCAAGACTAAATGGTATTGTTCGTCAAGATTTAAATGACATTGAACTTGATTCTATTCGGAAAAACTTAATTCAATCTGGAAAAACTTATTTCGATCGATTGTTTGATAATTACCAACTCGATGCTATTTTGTCAATTAATAATTACAATGCAGGTCAAGCTGCTGTTGCCAAATACCCAGCAATTACTATTCCGATGGGCTACAGCAAATCAGGTAAACCTAAAGGCTTAACTATTATCATGAAATCAGGGCAAGAACAAAAACTGTTAAGCTTAGCTAAATTTTATGAACAACTTACAAACTATCGAAAACCGCCACAGGAAGACACAAAAAACATTCAACCATAA
- a CDS encoding VOC family protein, whose amino-acid sequence MMKDASKANKTQPKVTGIGGIFFFSENPEQTRNWYAEHLGLEVNQWGSSFEFRNAHKPEEINYLQWSPFKNDSDYFKPSEKEFMINYRVQNIEALVEQLKSKGVSILDDIESFDYGKFVHIMDGEGRKIELWEPIDYIFTEMEGKTTK is encoded by the coding sequence ATGATGAAAGATGCTTCAAAAGCTAATAAAACACAACCAAAAGTAACAGGAATTGGCGGCATTTTCTTTTTTTCGGAAAACCCAGAACAAACTCGAAATTGGTATGCTGAACATTTAGGACTTGAGGTTAATCAATGGGGCTCAAGTTTCGAATTTAGAAATGCCCATAAACCTGAAGAAATTAATTATTTACAATGGAGTCCTTTTAAAAATGATAGTGATTATTTTAAACCTTCAGAAAAAGAGTTTATGATTAATTATCGCGTTCAAAATATAGAAGCTTTAGTTGAGCAGCTAAAGAGCAAAGGTGTTAGTATTCTAGATGATATTGAAAGCTTTGATTATGGTAAGTTTGTTCATATCATGGATGGTGAAGGTCGTAAAATAGAACTTTGGGAGCCGATTGACTATATTTTTACAGAAATGGAAGGAAAGACCACTAAATGA
- a CDS encoding T9SS type A sorting domain-containing protein: MKKNFILLIFILALSTTKAQQWETVSTMPAGYDAVQLKVVNDNNMIISSQIYKLRRWDGNQWSNIGDFYNSFSSPRFVYFSDDDIYATKNDYLNGDTTTNYNYIAHWDGTSWSNANNLNVAKTINNIHVVSANEMYAVGEFELPDYRWKPVAKYFNGTWSVLGEDDPQAGAYSTYSNLWVEGPNEVYSTNGYSDVSDIRIKKWDGNTWEILYNFQLDEAERLSRTQVSDAGIIYSFGYEIDSNDSCLTKWNGQYWEVLGDMSAELNLDNTTSNSFMSYKIADNGYIYVVGNKLQDEVTNNYMVAQWDGNNWSEVGQINAPEDVSALDFYNDYIYVTYNNLVKRFPLNTSLNIEASSNLNKLKVYPNPASEYLNIDHLNSSSAEVLIYTSSGQLVKNKKTDGSNTFQIDISKLKPGVYSVIVNTKSFKTTRKIVVK; encoded by the coding sequence ATGAAAAAAAATTTTATTCTTTTAATATTTATTTTAGCTCTTAGCACCACCAAGGCTCAACAATGGGAAACAGTCTCTACAATGCCAGCTGGTTATGATGCCGTTCAGCTTAAAGTTGTGAATGATAATAACATGATCATTTCATCACAAATCTATAAATTGAGACGTTGGGATGGTAATCAGTGGAGTAATATAGGAGATTTTTACAACAGTTTCTCTTCTCCACGTTTTGTCTACTTTTCTGACGATGATATTTATGCAACTAAAAATGATTATTTGAATGGCGATACAACGACAAACTATAATTATATAGCTCATTGGGATGGTACAAGTTGGTCAAATGCTAATAATTTAAATGTTGCTAAAACCATTAATAATATTCATGTGGTTAGCGCCAATGAAATGTATGCTGTTGGGGAGTTTGAACTTCCAGATTACAGATGGAAACCTGTGGCAAAATACTTTAACGGGACATGGTCTGTTTTAGGTGAAGATGACCCGCAAGCAGGCGCTTATAGCACTTATTCTAATTTATGGGTTGAAGGGCCAAATGAAGTTTACTCTACCAATGGTTACAGTGATGTTTCAGACATCCGTATTAAAAAATGGGATGGAAATACTTGGGAAATATTATATAATTTTCAATTAGATGAAGCAGAACGTTTAAGTAGGACTCAAGTAAGTGATGCTGGAATAATTTATTCGTTTGGCTATGAGATAGATTCTAACGATTCTTGCTTAACAAAATGGAATGGTCAGTATTGGGAAGTTTTAGGAGACATGTCAGCTGAACTAAACTTAGATAATACAACCAGCAATAGCTTTATGTCTTATAAAATAGCTGATAATGGATACATTTACGTTGTAGGAAATAAACTACAAGACGAAGTTACAAATAACTATATGGTAGCACAATGGGATGGAAACAACTGGTCTGAAGTTGGCCAAATTAATGCACCTGAAGATGTTTCTGCATTAGATTTTTATAATGACTATATATATGTCACTTACAATAATTTAGTTAAACGTTTTCCGCTAAATACCAGTTTAAATATAGAGGCAAGTTCTAATCTAAATAAATTGAAGGTATACCCAAATCCTGCAAGTGAATACCTAAACATCGATCATTTAAATTCATCATCAGCTGAAGTTTTGATTTATACATCAAGTGGTCAACTTGTAAAGAATAAAAAAACCGATGGTTCTAATACTTTTCAAATTGATATTTCAAAACTTAAACCTGGGGTTTACTCAGTAATTGTAAATACAAAATCATTTAAAACAACTCGAAAGATTGTTGTTAAGTAA